In the Paracholeplasma morum genome, one interval contains:
- a CDS encoding phosphatidate cytidylyltransferase, producing the protein MKQRIITGLALLAIFIPIVILEPLFLVFQIMMILMVIVGAIELINMYNKEKKFSKIPMIATIIAAVLTYLSAVLAWSSDPIENTLTPIDIKINFVSIAMVVVFFMFGLIVFYDDYDGSDIGKSITIIYYMGLGAAAISILRLIGVRFIVYLFIVTIATDMFAYFFGIRFGKHKMSPKISPKKSWEGAIAGTLIATVLASCFALFYGFLFEPGSFLNRTGQMTLLENITSIGSKEIYIQALVIVPITLVASVLGQIGDLVASRLKRTYKVKDFGKVFPGHGGVLDRFDSAIFVSLFLVAIFMALNQVFPA; encoded by the coding sequence ATGAAACAACGAATTATTACAGGGCTAGCTCTGCTAGCGATATTCATCCCTATTGTCATTTTAGAACCATTATTTTTAGTGTTCCAAATAATGATGATTCTAATGGTGATTGTAGGGGCTATAGAACTAATTAACATGTATAACAAAGAAAAAAAGTTCTCCAAAATTCCAATGATAGCAACCATTATTGCTGCAGTATTAACGTATCTATCCGCTGTACTTGCTTGGAGTAGTGATCCAATCGAAAACACGCTGACGCCAATTGATATTAAAATTAACTTCGTATCTATCGCAATGGTAGTTGTATTCTTTATGTTTGGATTAATCGTATTTTACGATGATTATGACGGCTCTGATATCGGTAAGTCGATTACGATTATCTACTATATGGGCTTAGGTGCCGCCGCAATATCCATTTTAAGACTAATTGGGGTTCGATTCATAGTCTATCTCTTCATCGTAACGATAGCCACCGACATGTTTGCCTATTTCTTTGGGATTAGGTTTGGAAAACACAAGATGAGTCCAAAGATTAGTCCTAAGAAATCTTGGGAGGGTGCAATTGCAGGTACGCTAATTGCAACCGTTTTAGCTAGCTGTTTTGCCCTATTTTATGGGTTTCTATTTGAACCAGGGTCGTTCTTAAATCGTACTGGTCAAATGACACTGCTTGAAAACATCACAAGTATTGGGTCTAAAGAGATTTATATCCAAGCATTAGTGATTGTGCCAATTACACTGGTTGCATCCGTGCTAGGTCAAATAGGCGATCTTGTTGCATCCAGATTAAAAAGAACTTATAAAGTTAAAGATTTTGGGAAGGTCTTTCCTGGCCATGGTGGCGTATTAGATCGCTTTGATTCAGCAATCTTTGTATCACTCTTCTTAGTTGCCATCTTCATGGCCTTGAATCAAGTGTTCCCAGCATGA